The following are encoded in a window of Kaistia algarum genomic DNA:
- the lhpI gene encoding bifunctional Delta(1)-pyrroline-2-carboxylate/Delta(1)-piperideine-2-carboxylate reductase encodes MRVIPAERIDATFDRVELVETLRAAFCAPAETPTRHHHTIPRKDGDATLLLMPAFDGETEAGFGHVGVKIVSVFPGNAARGAATVQGVYLLFSGETGAPLALIDGPRLTLWRTAAASALAADYLARPDASHLVMIGAGAVAAHLVEAHAASRPIERVSIWSRRPEQAEALAARLTQPRLVVKPVDDLEAAVAEADIVSAATLSKVPLVRGALLRPGTHVDLVGGFTPSMREADDDAMRRARVYVDTFDGALAEAGDIVGPIASGVLTREAIMGDLFSLARGESEGRRNAEEITLFKSVGTALEDLAAAAHLWRRIG; translated from the coding sequence GTGCGGGTCATTCCAGCTGAGAGGATCGACGCCACCTTCGACCGTGTGGAGCTGGTCGAGACCTTGCGCGCAGCCTTCTGCGCGCCTGCGGAGACGCCGACCCGCCATCACCACACGATCCCACGGAAGGATGGCGACGCCACGCTGCTGCTGATGCCGGCCTTTGACGGCGAGACGGAAGCGGGTTTCGGCCATGTCGGCGTCAAGATCGTCTCGGTGTTTCCCGGCAACGCAGCCCGGGGCGCTGCGACGGTGCAGGGCGTCTATCTGCTTTTCTCCGGCGAGACCGGAGCGCCGCTGGCGCTGATCGATGGGCCGCGCCTGACGCTATGGCGAACGGCCGCCGCCTCGGCGCTCGCGGCGGACTATCTTGCCCGTCCGGATGCCTCGCATCTCGTCATGATCGGCGCCGGCGCGGTGGCCGCCCACCTCGTCGAGGCACACGCCGCCTCGCGCCCGATCGAGCGCGTCTCGATCTGGAGCCGGCGGCCCGAACAGGCGGAGGCGCTGGCTGCACGGTTGACGCAGCCGCGCCTCGTGGTCAAGCCTGTCGACGACCTCGAAGCCGCCGTAGCCGAGGCCGACATCGTCTCGGCGGCGACCCTGTCGAAGGTGCCGCTCGTCCGGGGTGCGCTTCTGAGACCCGGCACCCATGTCGATCTGGTCGGCGGCTTCACGCCTTCCATGCGCGAGGCCGACGATGATGCCATGCGCCGCGCCCGGGTCTATGTCGACACGTTCGATGGCGCGCTGGCCGAGGCCGGCGACATTGTAGGTCCGATCGCGTCCGGCGTTCTGACGCGGGAGGCGATCATGGGCGACCTCTTCTCGCTGGCGCGGGGGGAGAGCGAAGGTCGGCGCAATGCTGAGGAGATTACGCTCTTCAAGTCCGTCGGCACGGCGCTCGAGGATCTCGCAGCTGCGGCCCATCTCTGGCGCCGGATCGGCTGA
- a CDS encoding lipopolysaccharide assembly protein LapA domain-containing protein: MRRLIAAIILIPLAIVVVALSVANRHPVILSLDPFNGEAPAVAMALPLYVVFFAALALGVLIGGVAVWLGQSHWRSQARRLKRETASVRRENEAFKAVRSSPATALAIPRRGAA; this comes from the coding sequence ATGAGACGTCTGATAGCTGCTATCATCCTGATTCCGCTGGCCATTGTGGTCGTGGCTCTTTCTGTGGCCAATCGCCATCCAGTCATCCTTTCGCTGGACCCCTTCAACGGCGAGGCACCGGCGGTAGCCATGGCGCTGCCGCTCTATGTCGTCTTCTTCGCGGCCCTCGCTCTGGGCGTACTTATCGGGGGTGTCGCCGTCTGGCTCGGGCAGTCGCATTGGCGTAGCCAGGCACGGCGGCTGAAGCGGGAGACGGCGAGCGTCCGCCGCGAGAATGAGGCCTTCAAGGCGGTGCGCAGCAGCCCTGCCACCGCATTGGCCATACCGCGCCGCGGCGCCGCCTGA
- the ihfB gene encoding integration host factor subunit beta, whose protein sequence is MIKSELVQKIAEQNPHLYQRDVEHIVNSILDEIVDALARGDRVELRGFGAFSVKNRPARQGRNPRTGTKVDVTEKFVPFFKTGKEMRERLNDA, encoded by the coding sequence ATGATCAAGTCAGAACTCGTGCAGAAGATCGCCGAGCAGAATCCGCATCTTTATCAACGCGATGTCGAGCACATCGTGAACTCGATACTCGACGAGATCGTCGATGCTCTGGCCCGGGGCGACAGGGTCGAGCTGCGCGGCTTCGGTGCCTTCTCGGTCAAGAACCGCCCGGCGCGCCAGGGCCGGAACCCGCGTACGGGCACAAAGGTTGATGTGACGGAGAAATTCGTGCCCTTCTTCAAGACGGGCAAGGAAATGCGGGAGCGCCTGAACGACGCCTGA
- the sppA gene encoding signal peptide peptidase SppA has product MDADQIIDRRRLKRKLVFWRVVGLLALVAAVAIGAVLAIGPERIGERSNPHVARIAINGFIADDRAQLELIDRLAKNDAVKAVLISIDSPGGATVGGEALYDALRELAQKKPTVASIKTLGASAAYMAAIATDHIVAYKSSITGSIGVLFQSPEVSEAMAKLGIKLTEVKSSPLKASPSPFEPASPEAIAVIQSLIGDTYGWFVDIVAERRKLDRPTALRLADGRVYSGRQALAAGLIDEVGGEEAAIAWLVKERGIASDLRIVEWKKEEPSSSFSFAEATVLLLARQVGLDPASAAGGLARFLPQRLNLDGLQSVWQAPAAFEDAEGTAR; this is encoded by the coding sequence ATGGACGCGGACCAGATCATCGATCGACGACGGCTGAAGCGGAAGCTTGTCTTCTGGCGCGTCGTCGGCCTCCTCGCTTTGGTTGCGGCGGTGGCGATCGGAGCCGTGCTCGCCATCGGGCCGGAGCGGATCGGCGAGCGTTCCAATCCGCATGTCGCCCGCATCGCCATCAACGGCTTCATCGCCGATGACCGGGCCCAGCTGGAACTGATCGACCGGCTCGCCAAGAACGATGCCGTCAAGGCCGTGCTCATCTCGATCGATTCGCCGGGCGGCGCCACCGTTGGCGGCGAGGCGCTCTATGATGCGCTGCGCGAACTGGCGCAGAAGAAGCCGACGGTCGCCTCGATCAAGACGCTGGGAGCTTCGGCGGCCTATATGGCGGCGATCGCGACGGACCACATTGTCGCCTATAAAAGCTCCATCACCGGATCGATCGGCGTCCTGTTCCAGTCGCCGGAGGTCTCCGAGGCGATGGCGAAGCTCGGTATCAAGCTTACCGAGGTGAAGTCCTCGCCACTCAAGGCCTCGCCCTCGCCGTTCGAGCCGGCTTCGCCCGAGGCGATCGCCGTGATCCAATCGCTGATCGGCGATACCTATGGCTGGTTCGTCGACATCGTCGCCGAGCGGCGCAAGCTGGATCGGCCGACCGCGCTCCGCCTTGCGGATGGGCGCGTCTATTCGGGCCGCCAGGCCCTTGCCGCCGGGCTCATCGACGAGGTGGGCGGCGAGGAGGCGGCCATTGCGTGGCTGGTCAAGGAGCGGGGCATCGCCTCCGATCTTCGGATTGTCGAATGGAAGAAGGAGGAGCCGTCTTCGAGCTTCTCCTTCGCCGAGGCGACCGTGCTGCTTCTCGCCAGACAGGTCGGTCTCGACCCGGCTTCCGCCGCTGGCGGCCTCGCCCGCTTTCTGCCGCAGAGACTGAACCTTGACGGTCTGCAATCGGTTTGGCAGGCTCCGGCGGCTTTTGAGGACGCGGAGGGGACTGCGCGATGA
- the rpsA gene encoding 30S ribosomal protein S1, producing MAQTNPSREDFASLLEESFQKEDLYEGSVVKGTVVAIEKDLAVIDVGLKTEGRVALKEFAGPGRDQPIKVGDVVEVYLERVENALGEAVLSRDKARREESWIRLEEQFNKKEKVTGVIFNQVKGGFTVDLDGAVAFLPRSQVDIRPVRDVGPLMHTPQPFEILKMDKRRGNIVVSRRTVLEETRAEQRSELVQSLEEGQIIEGVVKNITDYGAFVDLGGIDGLLHVTDIAWRRINHPTEVLSIGQTVRVQIIRVNHETHRISLGMKQLEADPWAGIEAKYPVGVKFTGRVTNITDYGAFVELEPGIEGLIHVSEMSWTKKNVHPGKIVSTSQEVEVVILEVDPVKRRISLGLKQTLQNPWEAFAEKYPIGAVVEGEVKNKTEFGLFIGLDGDVDGMVHLSDLDWNRPGEQVIDEYNRGDMVKAQVLDVDIEKERISLGIKQVGGDPFVEASGDIRKGAVVTCEILAVNEGGLEVRIADSDLTTFIRRADLARDRSEQRPERFAPGEKVDARVTNFDKKARKVSVSIKALEIAEEKEAVAQFGSSDSGASLGDILGAALKARQSDE from the coding sequence ATGGCTCAAACCAACCCGTCCCGCGAAGACTTTGCGTCGCTGCTCGAGGAATCCTTCCAGAAGGAAGACCTCTATGAGGGCAGCGTCGTCAAGGGCACCGTCGTTGCGATCGAGAAGGATCTCGCCGTCATCGACGTCGGTCTGAAGACCGAAGGCCGCGTGGCGCTCAAGGAATTTGCCGGCCCCGGCCGTGACCAGCCGATCAAGGTCGGCGACGTCGTCGAAGTCTATCTGGAGCGCGTCGAGAATGCGCTCGGCGAAGCCGTTCTCTCGCGCGACAAGGCGCGCCGCGAGGAGAGCTGGATCCGCCTCGAGGAGCAGTTCAACAAGAAGGAGAAGGTCACCGGCGTGATCTTCAACCAGGTCAAGGGCGGCTTCACGGTCGACCTCGACGGCGCCGTGGCGTTCCTGCCGCGCAGCCAGGTCGATATCCGTCCGGTGCGCGACGTCGGTCCGCTGATGCACACGCCGCAGCCCTTCGAAATCTTGAAGATGGACAAGCGCCGCGGCAACATCGTCGTCTCGCGCCGTACTGTCCTCGAAGAGACCCGCGCCGAGCAGCGTTCCGAGCTGGTCCAGAGCCTCGAAGAGGGTCAGATCATCGAGGGCGTCGTCAAGAACATCACCGATTACGGTGCGTTTGTTGACCTTGGCGGTATCGACGGCCTGCTGCATGTCACCGACATCGCGTGGCGCCGCATCAACCATCCGACCGAAGTGCTCTCGATCGGCCAGACCGTTCGCGTCCAGATCATCCGCGTCAACCACGAGACGCATCGCATCTCGCTGGGCATGAAGCAGCTCGAGGCTGATCCCTGGGCCGGCATCGAGGCGAAGTACCCGGTTGGCGTCAAGTTCACCGGCCGCGTCACGAACATCACCGATTACGGCGCGTTCGTGGAGCTGGAGCCGGGCATCGAAGGCCTCATCCACGTCTCCGAGATGTCCTGGACGAAGAAGAACGTCCATCCCGGCAAGATCGTCTCCACCTCGCAGGAAGTCGAAGTCGTCATCCTCGAGGTCGATCCGGTCAAGCGTCGCATCTCGCTCGGCCTCAAGCAGACCCTGCAGAATCCGTGGGAAGCCTTCGCCGAGAAGTATCCGATCGGCGCCGTTGTTGAGGGCGAGGTCAAGAACAAGACCGAGTTCGGTCTGTTCATCGGTCTCGATGGCGATGTCGACGGCATGGTCCACCTCTCGGACCTCGACTGGAACCGTCCGGGCGAGCAGGTCATCGACGAGTACAACCGCGGCGACATGGTCAAGGCGCAGGTGCTCGACGTCGACATCGAGAAGGAGCGCATCTCGCTCGGCATCAAGCAGGTCGGCGGCGATCCCTTCGTCGAAGCTTCCGGCGACATCCGCAAGGGTGCTGTCGTTACCTGCGAGATCCTCGCGGTCAACGAAGGCGGCCTCGAAGTCCGGATCGCCGATTCGGATCTGACCACCTTCATCCGTCGCGCCGATCTGGCCCGCGATCGGTCCGAGCAGCGTCCGGAGCGGTTCGCTCCCGGCGAGAAGGTTGACGCCCGCGTCACCAATTTCGACAAGAAGGCCCGCAAGGTCTCCGTCTCGATCAAGGCGCTCGAAATCGCCGAAGAGAAGGAAGCCGTCGCGCAGTTCGGCTCGTCGGATTCGGGTGCTTCGCTCGGCGACATCCTCGGCGCAGCGCTCAAGGCTCGCCAGAGCGACGAATAA
- the cmk gene encoding (d)CMP kinase, which translates to MIIAIDGPAAAGKGTIALRLAEHYRLNHLDTGLLYRAIGRKMADAGLDLDDADLAGTVARALDPADLGHADLRGREAGELASRVAIHPPVRAALIDFQRDFAARPPGAVLDGRDIGTAICPGAEVKIFVTASPEVRARRRSDELIAKGREAAYERILAEIRERDARDSGRAAAPLQMAPDAALLDTSDLGIDEAFRAAMAIVEAKRR; encoded by the coding sequence ATGATCATCGCCATTGATGGGCCCGCGGCGGCGGGAAAAGGCACGATCGCGCTCCGCCTCGCCGAGCACTATCGGCTGAACCACCTCGACACCGGCCTCCTCTATCGCGCGATCGGTCGCAAGATGGCCGATGCCGGGCTCGATCTCGACGATGCCGACCTGGCCGGCACGGTCGCGCGGGCGCTCGATCCGGCCGATCTGGGGCATGCGGATCTGCGTGGCCGCGAGGCGGGCGAACTTGCCTCGCGCGTCGCCATCCATCCGCCGGTCCGCGCGGCGCTCATCGATTTCCAGCGCGATTTCGCCGCCCGCCCGCCGGGGGCCGTGCTGGATGGACGCGACATCGGCACGGCGATCTGCCCGGGCGCCGAGGTCAAGATCTTCGTCACCGCATCGCCCGAGGTGAGGGCGCGCCGCCGCAGCGACGAACTCATCGCCAAGGGGCGCGAGGCGGCCTATGAGCGGATCCTCGCCGAGATCCGCGAGCGCGACGCCCGCGATTCCGGGAGGGCCGCGGCGCCGCTGCAGATGGCACCCGACGCCGCGCTGCTCGATACGAGCGATCTCGGTATCGACGAGGCCTTCCGGGCGGCGATGGCGATCGTCGAGGCAAAACGGCGCTGA
- the aroA gene encoding 3-phosphoshikimate 1-carboxyvinyltransferase yields the protein MSSTTGFSTTADAGPLTASASGPLTGTIRVPGDKSISHRALMLGALAIGETVIEGLLEGEDVLATAAAMRAFGASVTRTGTGVWVVKGVGVGGFLEPEDVIDYGNAGTGVRLAMGLAGSQAIAVTFTGDASLRRRPMGRILDPLRRMGVQVLARSQGRLPLTIRGPDVALPIEYRVPVPSAQVKSAVLLAGLNTPGVTTVIEPVMTRDHTERMLAAFGAGIEIDKGEDGERIIRVEGRLDLKAQAIRVPGDPSSAAFPMVAALIVEGSDITIESVLLNPMRNGLIETLIEMGGDIMIDNRRTVGGESVGDIRVRSSRLKGVVVPPERAPSMIDEYPVLAIAAAFAEGRTVMEGLGELRVKESDRLSAMAAGLSANGILCEEGPESLVLTGGAVVAGGGSVKTHLDHRIAMSFLVLGLASGQGVTIDDAAPIATSFPEFSTLMTGLGARFEAMEPTAR from the coding sequence ATGTCTTCCACCACCGGGTTTTCCACCACCGCCGATGCCGGGCCGCTGACGGCTTCGGCCTCGGGTCCGCTGACTGGGACGATCCGCGTTCCCGGCGACAAGTCGATCTCGCACCGAGCGTTGATGTTGGGGGCGCTGGCGATCGGCGAGACCGTGATCGAGGGGCTGCTCGAAGGCGAGGACGTGCTGGCGACCGCCGCAGCCATGCGGGCCTTCGGTGCCAGCGTGACGCGGACCGGAACCGGCGTCTGGGTGGTCAAGGGCGTCGGCGTGGGCGGCTTCCTGGAGCCAGAAGATGTCATCGACTATGGCAATGCCGGCACTGGCGTACGGCTCGCCATGGGCCTCGCAGGCAGTCAGGCGATCGCGGTCACCTTCACGGGCGACGCCTCGCTGCGCCGCCGGCCGATGGGCCGCATCCTCGATCCGCTGCGCCGCATGGGCGTTCAGGTCTTGGCGCGCTCGCAGGGTCGCCTGCCGCTGACGATCAGGGGGCCGGATGTGGCGCTGCCGATCGAATATCGCGTTCCCGTCCCTTCGGCGCAGGTGAAATCGGCCGTGCTTCTTGCCGGGCTCAACACGCCGGGCGTCACCACGGTCATCGAGCCGGTGATGACGCGCGACCATACCGAGCGCATGCTCGCGGCCTTCGGTGCCGGCATCGAGATCGACAAGGGCGAGGATGGCGAGCGAATCATCCGTGTCGAGGGACGGCTGGATCTGAAAGCGCAGGCGATCCGGGTGCCGGGTGATCCGAGTTCTGCAGCCTTTCCGATGGTCGCGGCGCTGATCGTCGAGGGCTCCGACATCACGATCGAATCGGTCCTGCTCAACCCGATGCGCAACGGCCTCATCGAGACGCTTATCGAGATGGGCGGCGACATCATGATCGACAATCGCCGTACGGTCGGCGGCGAAAGCGTCGGCGATATCCGCGTCCGTTCGAGCCGCCTCAAGGGCGTCGTCGTGCCGCCGGAGCGGGCGCCTTCCATGATCGACGAATATCCGGTGTTGGCGATCGCCGCCGCCTTCGCGGAGGGCCGGACGGTGATGGAGGGGCTGGGCGAGCTGCGCGTCAAGGAATCGGATCGCCTGTCCGCCATGGCGGCCGGCCTCTCGGCGAACGGCATCCTGTGCGAGGAGGGGCCGGAATCGCTGGTCCTCACCGGCGGCGCCGTCGTGGCAGGCGGCGGCAGCGTGAAAACCCATCTCGACCACCGGATCGCCATGAGCTTCCTCGTGCTCGGTCTCGCGTCCGGGCAGGGCGTGACGATCGACGACGCCGCGCCGATAGCGACGAGCTTTCCCGAATTCTCAACCCTCATGACCGGCCTCGGGGCGCGGTTCGAGGCCATGGAGCCGACTGCCAGATGA
- a CDS encoding TIGR02300 family protein, translating to MAKAELGTKRIDPETGKKFYDLNKDPIVSPYTGNSYPRSFFESGPVRARPATKEVEEEEAEDEVAETAEFISLEEADTEAAGGAEVVDPDADDEDVVIEDDGDVFIEEEEEEGDDVADIIGGVDDEEV from the coding sequence GTGGCGAAAGCTGAACTCGGCACAAAGCGGATCGACCCCGAGACGGGGAAGAAGTTCTACGACCTGAACAAAGATCCCATCGTCTCGCCCTATACGGGCAATTCCTACCCGCGTTCTTTCTTCGAAAGCGGCCCGGTTCGCGCCCGGCCGGCCACGAAGGAAGTCGAGGAGGAAGAGGCTGAGGATGAGGTCGCGGAGACGGCCGAGTTCATTAGCCTCGAGGAAGCCGACACCGAGGCCGCCGGTGGCGCCGAGGTCGTGGACCCGGATGCCGACGACGAGGACGTCGTGATCGAGGACGACGGCGACGTCTTCATCGAGGAAGAAGAGGAAGAGGGCGACGACGTGGCCGACATCATCGGCGGCGTCGACGACGAGGAAGTCTAA
- a CDS encoding GGDEF domain-containing protein: MWTPPEPPPNEGARLAELNNLGLLDSLPEERFDRIARLAARFYGADVAFLSFIDGTHQWMKAKTSADLHDFIERDRSVCTLVVSSGTELVIDDMRTAPELAGHPLAGDMPWRFYASVPLRGEHDHIVGSLCILRSDPGAPPEFSTDILCDLAAISSHEMILAKRNAELRRISNTDALTGLANRRMFDETLQRAWRRARRTGEEVSLLMLDLDHFKEVNDSLGHHAGDRALATFADFLSPFARRPEDLVARVGGEEFAVLLSGTDAVGAETVARRLLEELADADIPHPRRGRLTVSVGVATLSASEAVDDWRNRADSGLYAAKTSGRAAARVG; encoded by the coding sequence ATGTGGACCCCGCCTGAACCGCCGCCAAACGAGGGCGCGCGACTTGCCGAGCTCAACAACCTGGGTCTTCTCGATTCGCTTCCCGAAGAACGTTTCGACCGCATCGCACGGCTCGCTGCACGCTTCTATGGAGCTGACGTTGCATTTCTCAGCTTCATCGATGGCACGCATCAATGGATGAAGGCCAAGACGTCGGCCGACCTTCATGATTTCATCGAACGAGACCGAAGCGTTTGTACCCTGGTGGTCTCCTCGGGCACCGAACTCGTCATCGACGACATGCGCACGGCGCCGGAACTGGCGGGGCATCCGCTCGCTGGCGACATGCCCTGGCGCTTCTATGCGAGCGTCCCCTTGCGCGGCGAGCACGATCATATCGTCGGATCGCTCTGCATATTGCGCTCGGATCCGGGAGCGCCTCCCGAGTTCAGCACGGACATACTTTGCGATCTCGCCGCGATTTCGAGCCATGAGATGATTCTTGCGAAGCGAAACGCCGAGCTTCGCCGGATCAGCAATACCGACGCGCTGACCGGGCTCGCCAATCGGCGAATGTTCGATGAGACGTTGCAGCGCGCATGGCGTCGCGCCCGCCGCACAGGCGAAGAGGTGTCGCTGCTGATGCTGGACCTCGATCACTTCAAGGAGGTGAACGACTCGCTTGGACATCATGCCGGCGACAGGGCGCTTGCAACCTTTGCCGACTTTCTCTCGCCATTCGCCAGACGCCCCGAAGACCTCGTTGCGCGCGTCGGCGGCGAGGAGTTCGCCGTTCTGCTCTCGGGCACCGACGCCGTCGGCGCCGAGACAGTCGCGCGGCGCTTGCTGGAGGAGCTCGCGGATGCCGACATCCCGCATCCACGGCGCGGAAGACTGACCGTCAGCGTCGGCGTCGCGACATTGTCGGCGAGCGAGGCTGTCGATGACTGGCGAAACCGGGCTGATAGCGGGCTCTACGCCGCCAAGACGTCCGGAAGAGCCGCGGCGCGGGTGGGATAG
- a CDS encoding DMT family transporter: MTITTHPTASTRGGRRLSPRMAGIGLMLLGIFIFSANDALGKWLVDTYSVGAVLLFRSLAAMIALVPFLHRDGGIAALRRAPRPGLQVFRIVLATTEVAMFYASVRYLPLADVMTFYLASPVFVAALSALVLKEKIDRGRWIAILVGFVGVIVVLKPSAASLSWPAVIAMTGSFLYSVLMIVTRQLRGSPDSTLLAFSTGAALIAGLILAPLDWVTPTLTDFGLLSMVGIAAMIAAFCVNRSLKLAPASVVVPYQYTMLLWAVVFGYIFFGDHPELHVLVGAAIVVASGLYILIQERRVGTPEGESVAEEVGSTLNAQP, encoded by the coding sequence ATGACAATCACAACCCATCCCACCGCTTCTACCCGCGGCGGCCGACGGCTTTCCCCGAGGATGGCCGGCATCGGCCTGATGCTGCTTGGCATTTTCATCTTCTCGGCCAATGACGCGCTTGGCAAGTGGCTGGTTGACACCTATTCCGTGGGTGCAGTCCTGCTGTTCCGCTCGCTGGCGGCGATGATCGCGCTCGTGCCGTTCCTTCATCGCGATGGCGGTATCGCCGCACTGCGCCGCGCGCCACGCCCCGGCCTGCAAGTCTTCCGCATCGTGCTGGCGACCACGGAGGTGGCGATGTTCTACGCCTCCGTCCGCTATCTGCCGCTCGCCGACGTCATGACGTTCTACCTCGCCTCGCCGGTATTCGTTGCGGCCCTGTCGGCGCTGGTGCTGAAGGAGAAGATCGATCGCGGCCGGTGGATCGCGATTCTGGTCGGCTTCGTCGGCGTGATCGTCGTGCTGAAACCGTCCGCCGCGAGCCTCTCCTGGCCGGCGGTCATCGCCATGACCGGCAGCTTTCTCTATTCGGTGCTGATGATTGTGACGCGTCAGCTGCGCGGTTCGCCCGACAGCACGCTGCTCGCCTTCTCGACCGGAGCTGCGCTCATCGCTGGCCTCATCCTCGCGCCCCTCGACTGGGTGACGCCGACCCTGACGGATTTCGGCCTGCTGTCGATGGTCGGCATCGCGGCCATGATCGCCGCGTTCTGCGTCAATCGTTCGCTGAAGCTCGCCCCGGCCTCGGTCGTCGTCCCCTACCAATATACGATGCTGCTCTGGGCCGTGGTGTTCGGCTACATCTTCTTCGGCGACCATCCCGAATTGCATGTGCTGGTCGGTGCCGCGATCGTCGTCGCCTCGGGTCTGTACATCCTCATTCAGGAGCGCCGCGTGGGCACGCCCGAGGGCGAAAGCGTGGCTGAGGAAGTCGGCTCGACGCTCAACGCGCAGCCCTGA